A genomic segment from Stenotrophomonas maltophilia encodes:
- a CDS encoding LysR family transcriptional regulator → MAWIYNGALIAPGTGMDSFNLMRAFRRIVERGGLARAAEDLGMSPAGLSKQLRTLEAHLGVVLLQRTTRRMSLTETGHAYYRECCRLLDELEALERGIAEQRGDVAGRLRVNAPQSFALSTLSPLLPRFLQQHPQLSLDLVMEDRLLDAVGEGFDVSLRLRAELDDSRLVARRLASLQQVLCATPSYLRQHPAPQAVDDLQAHSVLAYSLSDSPGSWPLLGPDGQVTITLPARVTVNNSLLLRDLLVAGMGIGALPSFLAAPALARGELQQVLPDHRYPPRFVHAVYPTSRHLQPKVRAFIDFLHAELPGCAGLDS, encoded by the coding sequence ATGGCCTGGATCTACAATGGCGCCCTCATCGCGCCCGGGACCGGCATGGACTCCTTCAACCTGATGCGTGCCTTCCGCCGCATCGTCGAACGCGGCGGGCTGGCCCGCGCTGCCGAAGACCTGGGCATGTCGCCCGCCGGCCTGAGCAAGCAGCTGCGCACGCTGGAAGCGCACCTCGGCGTGGTGCTGCTGCAGCGGACCACGCGGCGCATGAGCCTGACCGAGACCGGCCACGCCTATTACCGCGAATGCTGCCGCCTGCTCGACGAACTGGAGGCGCTGGAACGCGGCATTGCCGAACAGCGCGGCGACGTGGCCGGGCGCCTGCGCGTGAATGCGCCGCAGTCGTTCGCGCTGAGCACGCTGTCACCGCTGTTGCCACGCTTCCTGCAGCAGCATCCGCAGCTGTCACTGGACCTGGTGATGGAAGACCGCCTGCTCGATGCAGTCGGCGAAGGTTTCGATGTGTCGCTGCGGCTGCGTGCCGAACTGGATGATTCACGCCTGGTGGCACGCCGGCTGGCCTCGCTGCAGCAGGTGCTGTGCGCGACGCCGTCCTACCTGCGGCAGCATCCGGCACCGCAGGCGGTGGACGATCTGCAGGCGCACAGCGTGCTGGCCTACAGCCTGTCCGACTCGCCCGGCAGCTGGCCGCTGCTCGGCCCCGATGGGCAGGTAACGATCACCCTGCCGGCGCGTGTCACCGTCAACAACAGCCTGCTGCTGCGCGACCTGCTGGTGGCCGGCATGGGCATCGGTGCCCTGCCCTCGTTCCTGGCGGCACCGGCGCTGGCCCGTGGCGAACTGCAGCAGGTGCTGCCCGACCACCGCTATCCGCCGCGCTTCGTGCATGCGGTCTATCCCACGTCGCGCCACCTGCAGCCCAAGGTGCGTGCCTTCATCGATTTCCTGCACGCCGAGCTGCCCGGCTGCGCCGGCCTGGATTCGTAA
- a CDS encoding VOC family protein, with product MTVHRDFDHLWRDRCDTSSQRAPRVLIRVFVAPGELERSVAFYEQLQGVVADAGFPFPEAGLRLAMVGAFLLIEGSEAALAPFTSTTGTLLVDDVRPYHDKLVAAGAEIIFPLQVVPTGAAFNAVHPDGTVVEYVHHRPDPHGR from the coding sequence ATGACCGTCCACCGCGACTTCGACCATCTCTGGCGTGACCGCTGCGATACGTCCAGCCAGCGCGCGCCGCGCGTGTTGATCCGGGTATTCGTGGCCCCGGGTGAGCTGGAGCGCAGCGTGGCGTTCTATGAGCAGTTGCAGGGTGTGGTGGCCGATGCGGGCTTCCCGTTCCCGGAAGCCGGGCTGCGCCTGGCCATGGTCGGGGCCTTCCTGCTGATCGAGGGCAGCGAGGCGGCGCTGGCACCGTTCACCTCGACCACGGGGACGCTGCTGGTCGATGACGTCCGGCCCTATCACGACAAGCTGGTCGCCGCCGGCGCCGAGATCATCTTTCCGCTGCAGGTGGTCCCGACCGGGGCGGCGTTCAATGCGGTGCATCCCGATGGCACCGTGGTCGAGTACGTGCATCACCGGCCCGACCCGCACGGGCGCTGA
- a CDS encoding cyclase family protein: protein MTPRTLATALALLLAGTAASTTVSAHERVPSGQQVGTSPWGPKDEIGRLNLITEASRAAILSRVSGGKAYDLATEYYVGMPSWQDAGDPHYQFWMTHTPRGTVMDDPMGVGETMNLTRSYTGTAFSMYSHTGTHIDALNHFGIHGKIWNGFEADKHLGDRGWNVTGIEKFPPLIARGVLIDVAGAKGVDMLPDSYRVTRQDLKDALARQKVKLQQGDVVLIRTGRMRLFEQPKAYMANPPGMGLDAARFLVEDSGAMIVGADNLSFETFPSEVSDDYVPLHTYLLAQQGAPIIELVALDELARDKVYEFAFIGGPLKIRGGDAAPLRPVALPVRP from the coding sequence ATGACCCCACGTACCCTGGCCACCGCGCTGGCCCTGCTGCTGGCCGGCACCGCCGCATCCACCACCGTGTCCGCGCACGAACGCGTTCCCTCCGGCCAGCAGGTCGGCACCAGCCCCTGGGGGCCGAAGGACGAGATCGGCCGCCTCAACCTGATCACCGAAGCCTCGCGTGCGGCGATCCTGTCGCGGGTCAGCGGCGGCAAGGCCTATGACCTGGCCACCGAATACTACGTCGGCATGCCCAGCTGGCAGGATGCCGGCGACCCGCACTACCAGTTCTGGATGACCCACACCCCGCGCGGCACGGTGATGGATGATCCGATGGGCGTGGGCGAAACCATGAACCTCACCCGCAGCTACACCGGCACCGCGTTCTCGATGTACAGCCACACCGGCACCCACATCGATGCGCTGAACCACTTCGGCATCCACGGAAAGATCTGGAACGGCTTCGAGGCCGACAAGCACCTCGGCGACCGCGGCTGGAATGTCACCGGCATCGAGAAATTCCCGCCGCTGATCGCGCGTGGCGTGCTGATCGACGTGGCCGGCGCCAAGGGCGTGGACATGCTGCCGGACAGCTACCGCGTCACCCGCCAGGACCTGAAGGATGCACTGGCACGCCAGAAGGTGAAGCTGCAGCAGGGCGACGTCGTGCTGATCCGCACCGGCCGCATGCGTCTGTTCGAACAGCCCAAGGCGTACATGGCCAACCCGCCGGGCATGGGCCTGGACGCGGCGCGCTTCCTGGTTGAGGACAGCGGCGCGATGATCGTCGGCGCCGACAACCTGAGCTTCGAGACCTTCCCCTCGGAAGTGTCCGACGACTACGTGCCGCTGCACACCTACCTGCTGGCCCAGCAGGGCGCGCCGATCATCGAGCTGGTGGCGCTGGACGAACTGGCCCGCGACAAGGTCTACGAGTTCGCTTTCATTGGCGGCCCGCTGAAGATCCGCGGTGGCGATGCCGCGCCGCTGCGCCCGGTCGCGCTGCCGGTCCGCCCGTAA
- a CDS encoding beta-glucosidase family protein, which translates to MKTFTKPLALSLSLSAALAAPAWADPAAFTVLTLEQAPDAAAMPALAAQLKTLQVDAVSVRQVQRGIGQIDPLQVLADGLGYEYRFIAAGKDDGQTQRGQAVLTRLPIAAESGPDQPGLNYLRLDDGRHTVAVYTDAGAGAAQLPALVTRSRLGAPAVLLGAVAGESAKAAGFDPARVALEADASYFSDGFQAASSAPFKVAGSTLRATLLTLAYAADKHGDTPWMDTTLNADARAALLLKAMTEDEKFQMLHSYFGLGKDGGPLPEGAVGSAGFVPGVARLGIPSQQSADAGVGVTNPGGIRPGDFATAMPSGPSTASSWNREVAFAGGATMGREAWQQRFNILLSGSVNLQRDPRNGRNFEYAGEDPLLAGSMVGALIQGVQSQHVISSMKHFALNDMETRRNFHDVRIGEQAMHESDLLAFEIALEAGRPGVAMCSYNKINGTYGCENGYLMNQVLKQEWKFPGFVMSDWGGVHSGSKAALAGLDQQSAGEVFDAAVFFDEPLRLAVHGGVVPQARLNDMVARILRTMFLHGNFDNPPQHQKVDAEAGFAVAQRTVEEGSVLLRNEGNLLPLADSVKRIVIIGGHADKGVIGGGGSSMVGVTAKGTNAVPGVLPTTWPGPVIFHPSSPLESLRAARPDATIEYVDGTNAAAAAKAAAQADVAIVFATQWAAESVDLPDMQLPDNQDALISAVAKANPKTVLVLETNGPVRTPWLAQVPAMLQAWYPGIRGGEGIAALLTGQVNPSGRLPVTWVVDESQLPRPHIDGLGFKPAKPFGDVFDFDIEGANVGYKWMAAKGLTPTFAFGHGLSYTSFTYENMKVSVEGSRLVASVDIRNTGKRAGADVAQLYLKLPAGSTTPIRLIGYDKVNLQPGEQRRIRIEAEPKTLAHYDAQARQWKIDGGTYQVQLSRNAAEPLQSVDVQLVEQVLR; encoded by the coding sequence ATGAAAACGTTTACAAAGCCGCTCGCCCTGTCCCTGTCTCTGTCTGCTGCACTGGCCGCCCCGGCCTGGGCCGACCCCGCCGCGTTCACCGTGCTGACCCTGGAACAGGCGCCGGATGCTGCAGCGATGCCGGCCCTCGCTGCCCAGCTGAAGACCCTGCAGGTGGACGCGGTCAGTGTGCGCCAGGTGCAGCGCGGCATCGGTCAGATCGACCCGCTGCAGGTGCTGGCCGACGGCCTGGGCTACGAGTACCGCTTCATTGCTGCCGGCAAGGATGATGGCCAGACCCAGCGCGGCCAGGCCGTGCTGACCCGGCTGCCGATCGCCGCTGAGTCCGGTCCGGACCAGCCCGGCCTGAATTACCTGCGCCTGGACGACGGCCGCCACACCGTGGCGGTCTATACCGATGCCGGCGCAGGTGCCGCGCAGCTGCCGGCGCTGGTCACCCGTTCGCGGCTGGGCGCACCGGCGGTGCTGCTTGGCGCAGTGGCCGGTGAATCGGCCAAGGCCGCAGGCTTCGATCCGGCGCGTGTCGCGCTGGAAGCGGATGCCAGCTATTTCAGCGACGGCTTCCAGGCTGCCAGCAGCGCGCCGTTCAAGGTGGCGGGCAGCACGCTGCGCGCCACGTTGCTGACCCTGGCCTATGCCGCCGACAAGCACGGCGACACGCCCTGGATGGACACCACCCTCAACGCCGATGCACGCGCTGCGCTGCTGCTGAAGGCGATGACCGAGGATGAGAAGTTCCAGATGCTGCACAGCTACTTCGGGCTGGGCAAGGACGGTGGCCCGTTGCCGGAAGGCGCGGTCGGTTCGGCCGGTTTCGTGCCGGGCGTGGCACGGCTGGGCATTCCGTCGCAGCAGTCGGCTGATGCCGGCGTCGGCGTGACCAATCCGGGTGGCATCCGCCCGGGTGATTTCGCCACGGCGATGCCGTCGGGCCCGTCCACCGCATCGAGCTGGAACCGTGAAGTCGCCTTCGCCGGTGGCGCGACCATGGGCCGCGAGGCATGGCAGCAGCGCTTCAACATCCTGCTGTCGGGCAGCGTCAACCTGCAGCGCGACCCGCGCAACGGCCGCAACTTCGAATATGCCGGTGAAGATCCGCTGCTGGCCGGCTCGATGGTTGGCGCGCTGATCCAGGGCGTGCAGAGCCAGCACGTGATCTCCTCGATGAAGCACTTCGCGCTGAACGACATGGAGACCCGTCGCAACTTCCACGACGTGCGCATCGGCGAACAGGCCATGCACGAGTCGGACCTGCTGGCCTTCGAGATCGCGCTGGAAGCTGGCCGCCCGGGCGTGGCGATGTGCTCGTACAACAAGATCAACGGCACCTACGGCTGCGAGAACGGCTACCTGATGAACCAGGTGCTGAAGCAGGAATGGAAGTTCCCCGGTTTCGTGATGTCCGACTGGGGTGGCGTGCACAGTGGCTCGAAGGCGGCGCTGGCCGGCCTGGACCAGCAGTCGGCGGGTGAAGTGTTCGACGCGGCGGTGTTCTTTGACGAGCCGCTGCGCCTGGCCGTGCATGGCGGCGTGGTGCCGCAGGCGCGCCTGAACGACATGGTGGCGCGCATCCTGCGCACGATGTTCCTGCACGGCAATTTCGACAACCCTCCGCAGCACCAGAAGGTGGATGCCGAGGCCGGCTTCGCCGTTGCCCAGCGCACGGTGGAAGAGGGCAGCGTGCTGCTGCGCAATGAAGGCAACCTGTTGCCGCTGGCTGACAGCGTGAAGCGCATCGTCATCATCGGTGGCCATGCCGACAAGGGCGTGATCGGTGGTGGTGGTTCGTCGATGGTGGGCGTGACTGCCAAGGGTACCAACGCGGTGCCGGGCGTGCTGCCGACCACCTGGCCGGGCCCGGTGATCTTCCACCCGTCCTCGCCGCTGGAATCGCTGCGTGCAGCGCGCCCGGACGCGACCATCGAGTATGTGGACGGCACCAATGCTGCCGCTGCTGCCAAGGCCGCCGCGCAGGCCGACGTGGCCATCGTGTTCGCCACGCAGTGGGCTGCCGAATCGGTGGACCTGCCGGACATGCAGCTGCCGGACAACCAGGACGCACTGATCTCGGCGGTGGCCAAGGCCAACCCGAAGACCGTGCTGGTACTGGAAACCAACGGCCCGGTGCGTACGCCGTGGCTGGCGCAGGTGCCGGCGATGCTGCAGGCCTGGTACCCGGGCATCCGCGGTGGCGAAGGCATTGCCGCGCTGCTGACCGGCCAGGTCAATCCGTCCGGCCGCCTGCCGGTGACCTGGGTGGTGGACGAATCGCAGTTGCCGCGCCCGCACATCGACGGCCTCGGCTTCAAGCCGGCCAAGCCGTTCGGTGATGTGTTCGATTTCGATATCGAAGGCGCCAACGTCGGCTACAAGTGGATGGCGGCCAAGGGCCTGACCCCGACCTTCGCCTTCGGCCACGGCCTGTCCTACACCTCGTTCACCTATGAAAACATGAAGGTGAGCGTGGAGGGTTCGCGCCTGGTCGCCAGCGTGGACATCCGCAACACCGGCAAGCGCGCCGGTGCCGATGTGGCCCAGCTGTACCTGAAGCTGCCGGCCGGCAGCACCACGCCGATCCGCCTGATCGGCTATGACAAGGTGAACCTGCAGCCGGGCGAACAGCGCCGCATCCGCATCGAAGCAGAGCCGAAGACCCTGGCCCACTACGATGCACAGGCCCGCCAGTGGAAGATCGACGGTGGCACCTACCAGGTGCAGCTGTCGCGCAATGCCGCTGAACCGTTGCAGAGCGTGGACGTGCAGCTGGTGGAGCAGGTGTTGCGCTGA
- the imuA gene encoding translesion DNA synthesis-associated protein ImuA — translation MGAVVALDRLLDGRQLWRGPARQGPASDHLASGHPALDARLPGGGWPASGLCEVLQAAPGVGELALVWPALARLSQRDRPIVLVAPPYRPHAPAWAAAGLDLAQLQIIHAAPKQALWATEQCLRSAACAAVLCWPHQADDRALRRLQVAADSGQCLGFVFREAQAARNPSPASLRLQLDHGQVRVLKCRGGLPPAQPLPLAIAH, via the coding sequence ATGGGGGCCGTCGTTGCCCTCGACCGGCTGCTGGACGGGCGCCAGCTATGGCGCGGCCCGGCCCGCCAGGGGCCGGCCAGCGATCACCTGGCCAGCGGCCACCCGGCGCTGGACGCACGCCTGCCTGGCGGCGGCTGGCCGGCCAGCGGGCTGTGCGAGGTACTGCAGGCGGCGCCGGGCGTGGGCGAACTGGCGCTGGTCTGGCCTGCACTGGCCAGGCTGAGCCAGCGCGACCGCCCGATCGTGCTGGTTGCCCCGCCCTATCGACCGCATGCCCCGGCCTGGGCCGCGGCCGGGCTGGACCTGGCCCAGCTGCAGATCATCCACGCTGCGCCGAAGCAGGCGCTGTGGGCAACCGAACAATGCCTGCGCTCTGCGGCCTGTGCCGCGGTGCTGTGCTGGCCACACCAGGCCGACGACCGCGCCCTGCGCCGCCTGCAGGTAGCGGCCGACAGCGGCCAGTGCCTGGGCTTCGTGTTCCGCGAGGCGCAGGCAGCACGCAATCCTTCCCCGGCCAGCCTGCGCCTGCAGCTCGACCACGGCCAGGTGCGGGTGCTGAAGTGCCGTGGCGGCCTGCCGCCAGCGCAGCCGTTGCCACTGGCCATCGCTCACTGA
- a CDS encoding sterol desaturase family protein has product MKHWILRLYAPLFLLGFVVAAVVWIGHCHGDPLWLLALLAIAIAVSFAAERAWPYDPVFNHDHGDSLRDALHALVNESLNLLSIAAVPLLAAIIPWQAWPLQWPFALQVLLAIVCADLGITLVHYASHRIGWLWRLHAVHHSVTRMYGFNGLMKHPLHQAAEAVGGVLPLLLLGLPMPVAAVLAFAIAIQLLLQHSNVDMRPGVLGRVMAWAPLHRFHHMRYGTAGDVNFGLFLTIWDHLLGTAFDAPDYRLQQRDLGIGSQPDYPRDYPGQLLAPFRELPHGEVPELPAGLRRRE; this is encoded by the coding sequence ATGAAACACTGGATCCTCCGCCTGTATGCCCCGCTGTTCCTGCTGGGTTTCGTTGTCGCTGCCGTCGTCTGGATCGGCCACTGCCACGGTGACCCGCTATGGTTGCTGGCCTTGCTGGCGATCGCCATCGCGGTCTCGTTCGCCGCCGAGCGCGCGTGGCCCTACGACCCTGTGTTCAACCACGACCACGGCGACAGCCTGCGTGACGCCCTGCATGCACTGGTGAACGAAAGCCTGAACCTGCTGTCGATCGCGGCGGTGCCGCTGCTGGCGGCAATCATTCCATGGCAGGCTTGGCCGCTGCAGTGGCCATTCGCGCTGCAGGTGCTGCTGGCCATCGTCTGCGCCGACCTGGGTATCACTCTGGTGCACTACGCCAGCCATCGCATCGGCTGGTTGTGGCGCCTGCATGCGGTGCATCACAGCGTCACCCGCATGTACGGCTTCAACGGCCTGATGAAACACCCGTTGCACCAGGCGGCCGAAGCGGTGGGTGGCGTACTGCCGCTGCTGCTGTTGGGCCTGCCGATGCCGGTGGCCGCGGTGCTGGCGTTCGCCATTGCGATCCAGCTGTTGCTGCAGCATTCCAACGTGGACATGCGCCCGGGTGTGCTGGGCCGGGTGATGGCCTGGGCGCCGCTGCACCGCTTCCACCACATGCGTTACGGCACCGCCGGCGACGTCAACTTCGGCCTGTTCCTGACCATCTGGGATCATCTGCTGGGGACCGCCTTCGATGCGCCGGACTATCGGCTGCAGCAACGCGACCTTGGCATCGGCAGCCAACCGGACTATCCGCGCGATTATCCGGGGCAGCTGCTGGCGCCGTTCCGCGAACTGCCGCATGGCGAGGTGCCGGAGCTGCCTGCAGGCCTGCGCAGGCGCGAATGA
- a CDS encoding DsbA family oxidoreductase, translating into MSSVPSPATAAPVVDFFHDVVCGWCFVLAPRLQQVSAELGIQVRHRSFVLQDSRAQMVEVFGSMERAKAIILRHWTDCAAHEDTARIDIEGMRAQDFEYPSGWLGALACQTAGLIGGNDAHGEMFDAVQWAHLHQHRNIGDAEVLLDIAESLGHPRGAFADHMRSEAVRQRVQADRAEAAALGIRSIPTVIGGNGLHLQTLPLPQLRQALAPLVAA; encoded by the coding sequence ATGTCTTCCGTTCCTTCCCCCGCCACCGCTGCGCCGGTGGTCGATTTCTTCCACGACGTGGTCTGTGGCTGGTGCTTCGTACTGGCCCCGCGCCTGCAGCAGGTCTCCGCCGAACTCGGCATCCAGGTGCGCCACCGCAGCTTCGTGCTGCAGGACTCGCGCGCGCAGATGGTCGAGGTGTTCGGCTCGATGGAGCGCGCCAAGGCGATCATCCTGCGCCACTGGACCGACTGCGCCGCGCATGAAGACACCGCGCGCATCGATATCGAAGGCATGCGCGCACAGGACTTCGAGTATCCGTCCGGCTGGCTCGGCGCACTGGCCTGCCAGACCGCAGGGCTGATCGGCGGCAATGACGCCCATGGCGAGATGTTCGACGCGGTGCAATGGGCGCACCTGCACCAGCACCGCAACATCGGCGATGCCGAAGTCCTGCTGGATATCGCCGAATCGCTGGGCCATCCACGTGGCGCCTTCGCTGACCACATGCGCAGCGAGGCAGTGCGCCAGCGCGTGCAGGCCGATCGTGCCGAAGCCGCTGCCCTCGGCATCCGCTCCATTCCCACCGTGATCGGCGGCAACGGCCTGCACCTGCAGACCCTGCCGCTGCCGCAACTGCGCCAGGCCCTGGCGCCCCTGGTCGCGGCCTGA
- a CDS encoding AraC family transcriptional regulator: MAWIYNPSMSSLALPWNGTLLLDAHAAVLHGHAGDSAAHAHYAHQLLLSDRTPWHVEIDGIRQQGQRLWLPSFQTHAILSAPEAGCTVFLEPAHADPTQIQQHLHALPGNALKLRDWLPRLSRPQPLDRRVQAALARIAQHLPGPVPAADIAEAAHLSTSQLHRRFQSELAVTLRGWVLWQRLRRALMHHLRGHNLTDSAHAAGFADLAHLSRSLRRMFGIGAAQLQGLQLHAA; this comes from the coding sequence ATGGCGTGGATCTACAATCCCTCCATGTCCTCCCTCGCCCTGCCCTGGAATGGCACGTTGCTGCTGGATGCGCACGCCGCCGTGCTTCACGGTCATGCCGGTGACAGCGCCGCACATGCGCACTACGCCCATCAACTGCTGCTGAGCGACCGTACGCCCTGGCACGTCGAGATCGATGGCATACGGCAGCAGGGCCAACGGTTGTGGCTGCCCTCCTTCCAGACGCACGCGATCCTGTCGGCGCCGGAAGCGGGCTGCACGGTGTTCCTTGAGCCGGCCCATGCCGATCCCACCCAGATCCAGCAGCATCTGCACGCGCTGCCGGGCAACGCGCTGAAGCTGCGCGACTGGCTGCCACGGCTGAGCCGCCCGCAGCCGCTGGATCGCCGCGTGCAGGCGGCGTTGGCCCGTATCGCCCAGCACCTGCCCGGCCCGGTGCCGGCCGCCGACATCGCCGAGGCGGCGCACCTGTCGACCAGCCAGCTGCACCGGCGTTTCCAGTCCGAGCTGGCAGTGACCCTGCGCGGCTGGGTGCTGTGGCAGCGGCTGCGCCGCGCGCTCATGCATCATCTGCGCGGGCACAACCTGACCGACAGCGCGCATGCCGCCGGATTCGCCGACCTGGCCCATCTGTCGCGCAGCCTGCGCCGCATGTTCGGCATCGGTGCCGCGCAGCTGCAGGGCCTGCAGCTGCACGCGGCCTGA